One Bdellovibrio bacteriovorus str. Tiberius DNA segment encodes these proteins:
- a CDS encoding ABC transporter transmembrane domain-containing protein: protein MNFFRRLLFTDVTPLVKLAKTKNIEESDLLALPPELHPQHIKVDMQEISWKSPRALLFSLIRALRDFTRPSYTWYLASSVLALLSPVFVNRFVGTISAGVTAETLPTALIYGVALGLCGFLSGLCMQHYFFNSLKAYQVATNILNERLFKHSLKLSQKARQKNQVGDIVNHMSTDSDNVSDFPLVFGDLISASFLIVGVVAMLFYYIGWSALAALAVLFTLAPLTNYVAKKFTHLDEEMMEHRDRRVTLMTQAMNAIRVVKYFAWEKSVAKEVTEVREKELTSRRRLAKAEVVSSLGYLAVSTLVLFVALAVHAWRGEKLDAAVIFTCISLFGLLEGPFGDLSRLISRATNAKVGARRILEYLNEDEVEISTEERTDGAAVGLHLQHLSLRHDGAVSDVLHDVNVNVPAGSSLAIVGPVGAGKSSLLMSLLGEVAPREGALHFTPEMPGRPRMAYVPQEAYIVNTSLLENLQFGEEVSKEELRRALHNSCLSRDLKEWSGGLRTEIGEKGVNLSGGQKQRVALARAFLRKPQIVLLDDPLSAVDADTENLLCERLIFGAWKDVTRIVVTHRLEHLAQFDQVIYIQHGRVQGQGTFAELVKSCAPFAEFYKEHGKTQGEEHESRPADTAQEAASINEELEAKTTRVTEDEDREVGAVKGSVYWDYISSLGGDGKYTKPLILATLLLGATGVTVLPLAQKAWLSYYSGHQTEWLALTAIGIYGLIGVMVLVGSLLNHLFWLDRGIRAGKNMHDKMLKSVLSSPVRFFDSTPVGRIIQRFSRDVESVDVYLQWSFDSAVHCALQVIVSIVLILGLMPLMAFVIVPVMVLYYVLQRDYRRPAREVKRFDSVARSPRYAHFKESLQGLVVIRSFNKAPWFMQNFYAKLSHSNRMFYSHYMINRWFSSRIPLVGGLISMATAVGVSLSAYYGVMDAGTAGLVTLYSLSFWGFLNWGVRIFADIESRMTSIERLKFFSNLPGEVSVLKPLPEPLRPTWPEFGEISVEGLKVRYANHLPQVLKGITFKVEAGSRVGIIGRTGSGKSTFFQSLFRFIEAEEGSISIDGVNTASVPLEKLRRSLAIIPQDPTLFMGTIRNNLDRYNEYSDDEVTGALRHASMWEYVQSLPEGMNSTVAEGGLNLSQGQRQLLCLARALLTKARVIVMDEATASVDVQTDALLQKVIRTSFAGVTMLIIAHRLGTIADCDQIVEISAGEVKSIRRPTEFSQEEIEESLV from the coding sequence ATGAATTTTTTCAGACGTTTGTTGTTCACTGATGTCACGCCCCTGGTGAAGTTAGCGAAAACGAAAAATATCGAGGAAAGTGATCTGCTGGCTCTGCCACCAGAACTGCATCCTCAGCATATTAAGGTTGATATGCAGGAAATCAGCTGGAAGTCCCCAAGGGCTTTGCTGTTTTCTTTGATCCGCGCTTTGCGTGATTTCACCAGACCTTCTTACACGTGGTATCTGGCAAGCTCGGTGCTGGCCCTGCTGTCGCCGGTGTTTGTGAATCGCTTTGTCGGGACTATTTCTGCCGGAGTGACGGCCGAAACTTTGCCGACGGCATTGATTTATGGTGTGGCGCTGGGGCTGTGTGGATTCCTTTCCGGTCTTTGCATGCAGCACTATTTCTTCAATTCTTTGAAGGCCTATCAGGTCGCGACGAATATTTTGAATGAGCGTCTGTTCAAACACAGTTTGAAGCTCAGTCAGAAGGCGCGCCAGAAAAATCAGGTCGGCGATATCGTCAACCACATGAGCACGGACAGTGACAACGTGTCGGACTTCCCATTGGTATTCGGGGATCTGATTTCGGCAAGCTTCCTGATCGTCGGTGTGGTGGCGATGCTGTTCTATTATATCGGCTGGTCCGCACTGGCGGCCCTGGCCGTACTTTTCACTTTGGCGCCATTAACCAATTACGTGGCAAAAAAGTTCACCCATCTTGATGAAGAGATGATGGAACACCGCGACCGTCGTGTGACCCTGATGACTCAGGCGATGAATGCGATCCGCGTGGTGAAATACTTTGCCTGGGAAAAAAGTGTTGCCAAAGAAGTGACTGAAGTTCGTGAAAAGGAACTGACCAGCCGTCGTCGTTTGGCGAAAGCGGAAGTGGTTTCAAGCCTGGGTTATCTGGCAGTATCCACACTGGTTTTGTTTGTGGCTTTGGCGGTGCATGCCTGGCGCGGGGAAAAGCTGGATGCCGCGGTGATTTTCACCTGTATTTCTTTGTTTGGTTTGCTGGAAGGTCCGTTTGGTGATTTGTCGCGACTGATTTCCCGTGCGACCAATGCCAAAGTGGGTGCTCGTCGTATCCTGGAATACCTGAATGAGGATGAAGTTGAAATCTCCACCGAAGAACGCACCGATGGTGCGGCCGTGGGGCTGCACCTGCAGCACCTGAGCCTTCGTCATGACGGAGCGGTTTCTGATGTGCTTCACGATGTGAACGTGAATGTTCCGGCGGGAAGCTCATTGGCCATTGTTGGACCGGTCGGGGCGGGGAAAAGCTCGCTGTTGATGTCCTTATTGGGGGAAGTGGCTCCGCGTGAAGGTGCGTTGCATTTTACACCGGAAATGCCGGGACGTCCGCGCATGGCCTATGTGCCTCAGGAAGCTTACATCGTTAATACATCACTGCTGGAAAACTTGCAGTTCGGTGAAGAGGTTTCCAAAGAAGAGCTTCGTCGTGCTTTGCACAACAGCTGTTTAAGCCGAGACCTGAAGGAATGGTCCGGGGGACTTCGCACCGAGATCGGTGAAAAAGGCGTGAATCTGTCCGGAGGGCAAAAGCAGCGTGTGGCGTTGGCCCGTGCGTTCTTGCGTAAACCACAGATCGTGCTTTTGGATGACCCGTTGTCAGCGGTGGATGCCGATACGGAAAATCTGCTTTGTGAGCGTCTGATTTTTGGCGCGTGGAAGGATGTGACCCGCATTGTTGTGACGCACCGACTGGAACATTTGGCGCAGTTTGATCAAGTGATTTATATCCAGCACGGACGTGTGCAGGGGCAAGGTACTTTCGCAGAACTGGTGAAATCTTGTGCGCCGTTTGCAGAGTTCTATAAAGAGCACGGCAAAACTCAAGGTGAAGAGCATGAATCCCGACCGGCAGACACGGCTCAGGAAGCAGCGTCCATCAATGAAGAGCTGGAAGCCAAAACCACCCGCGTGACGGAAGACGAGGATCGTGAAGTGGGGGCGGTGAAGGGCTCTGTATACTGGGACTATATTAGTTCCCTGGGGGGGGATGGCAAATACACCAAGCCTTTGATTCTGGCGACGCTGTTATTGGGTGCTACCGGCGTGACGGTTCTGCCCTTGGCGCAGAAAGCCTGGCTGTCTTATTATTCCGGACATCAGACCGAGTGGCTGGCTTTGACCGCCATCGGGATTTACGGGCTGATTGGTGTGATGGTTCTGGTGGGTTCATTGCTGAATCATCTGTTCTGGCTGGATCGCGGTATTCGCGCCGGCAAGAACATGCACGATAAGATGCTGAAAAGTGTTTTGAGTTCCCCGGTGCGCTTCTTTGATTCGACTCCGGTGGGGCGTATTATTCAGCGTTTTTCGCGAGATGTGGAATCGGTGGATGTGTACCTGCAATGGAGCTTTGATTCAGCCGTTCACTGTGCGTTGCAGGTGATTGTGTCGATCGTGCTTATTCTGGGCCTGATGCCTTTGATGGCGTTTGTGATTGTTCCGGTGATGGTTCTTTACTATGTGCTGCAACGGGATTATCGCCGTCCGGCTCGTGAAGTGAAGCGCTTTGACAGTGTGGCGAGGTCTCCTCGTTATGCGCACTTCAAGGAAAGCCTGCAGGGTCTGGTGGTCATTCGCAGCTTTAACAAGGCACCGTGGTTCATGCAGAATTTCTATGCGAAACTTTCGCACAGCAATCGCATGTTCTATTCACACTATATGATCAACCGCTGGTTTTCGTCGCGCATTCCGCTGGTGGGGGGCTTGATTTCCATGGCGACGGCCGTGGGTGTCAGTTTGTCGGCTTACTACGGCGTGATGGATGCCGGAACGGCCGGTCTGGTGACGTTGTACTCGCTGTCGTTCTGGGGTTTCCTGAACTGGGGTGTTCGTATCTTTGCCGATATTGAATCGCGCATGACTTCGATTGAACGTCTGAAGTTCTTCTCGAATCTGCCGGGTGAAGTGTCCGTACTGAAACCTTTGCCTGAACCACTGCGCCCGACATGGCCGGAGTTTGGCGAGATTTCCGTCGAGGGTTTGAAGGTGCGCTATGCGAACCATCTGCCGCAGGTTTTGAAAGGAATCACTTTCAAGGTCGAGGCGGGAAGCCGCGTGGGTATCATCGGTCGTACGGGCTCGGGAAAAAGCACGTTCTTCCAGTCCTTGTTCCGCTTTATTGAGGCGGAAGAAGGCAGCATCAGTATTGACGGCGTGAACACTGCCAGTGTGCCGCTGGAAAAGCTGCGTCGCAGTCTGGCGATCATTCCGCAGGATCCGACTCTGTTTATGGGAACGATCCGAAACAATCTGGATCGTTACAACGAGTATTCAGATGACGAGGTCACGGGCGCGTTGAGGCATGCTTCCATGTGGGAATATGTACAAAGCCTGCCTGAAGGCATGAACTCGACGGTGGCCGAAGGTGGCTTGAACTTAAGTCAGGGACAGCGTCAGTTGCTGTGTCTGGCAAGAGCTTTGCTAACCAAGGCGCGGGTGATCGTGATGGATGAAGCCACCGCCAGCGTGGATGTGCAGACGGATGCTCTTTTGCAAAAAGTCATTCGTACATCCTTTGCGGGCGTGACGATGTTGATCATTGCTCACCGTTTGGGAACGATTGCGGACTGTGATCAGATCGTTGAGATTTCTGCGGGCGAAGTGAAATCCATTCGTCGTCCCACGGAATTTTCACAGGAAGAGATCGAAGAAAGTCTGGTGTAA
- a CDS encoding PAS domain-containing hybrid sensor histidine kinase/response regulator: MESRYDALFELSNDMVGVFGEDWRPTKLNHVWSDVLGWSTEELMQMRFSDLIHPDDIKSIVSRYDKIQKGEVIRNFLLRYRCKDGQYKFLSWNYQYDPTGNDALCVAKDTSPQKIFTEISGQANAEGPIGTWSMDVLTGRHFWSRALYDIFEVDPQTYDLDRLRGFEMIAEKDRALMIETHQRLMEHGTDYDIEVLVRSGKGRVFPARVMGTALRQEGQIVQIYGLMYDVAQKRSFEKELRYQQFLLKMFLQSSPAIVYVKDLGGRYLLVSPTFEQLVGKLSADLVGRTDQEIFGVEDAKRFSDSDSQLIAEQRPRSYEESLTFVDGSQRYYLSEKFPLRDEGDHLIAIAGVSTDITELHRYQQELETAKEAAEAGTRAKSEFLANMSHEIRTPMNSIMGMSELLLDTELSPDQRQFVTILTRASSNLLNLINDILDISKIESGLMVIEKVPFNVRESVRRAFEILMIKAVEKKLDLKLDIDPQVPEKINGDASRFQQVLINLIGNGLKFTTHGEVRVQMKVSDDQLWVGVKDTGIGMAPDQMQWLFTRFSQGDSSITRRFGGTGLGLSISKQLVEKMGGTIGVTSEIGHGSVFYFTLPLGSK, encoded by the coding sequence ATGGAATCCCGTTACGACGCTCTCTTTGAATTGTCCAATGACATGGTTGGTGTCTTTGGAGAAGACTGGCGTCCGACGAAACTGAATCATGTTTGGTCTGATGTGCTGGGATGGTCCACCGAAGAGCTGATGCAAATGCGCTTCAGCGACCTCATCCATCCGGACGATATCAAAAGCATTGTCAGTCGTTACGACAAGATTCAAAAAGGCGAAGTGATTCGAAACTTCCTTTTGCGTTATCGTTGCAAGGACGGCCAATACAAGTTTCTTTCCTGGAACTATCAGTACGATCCGACAGGCAACGATGCTCTTTGTGTGGCGAAGGACACGAGTCCACAAAAAATCTTTACCGAAATATCTGGTCAGGCCAACGCCGAAGGTCCCATTGGAACCTGGAGCATGGATGTTCTTACGGGCCGGCATTTCTGGTCCCGCGCTCTTTACGACATTTTTGAGGTGGATCCGCAAACCTACGATCTGGATCGTTTGCGCGGTTTTGAAATGATCGCGGAAAAAGACCGCGCCCTGATGATCGAAACCCATCAGCGTCTGATGGAGCACGGAACAGATTATGATATCGAGGTTCTGGTTCGGTCGGGCAAAGGGCGGGTGTTCCCAGCGCGAGTGATGGGAACAGCTTTGCGCCAAGAAGGGCAGATCGTTCAGATTTATGGTCTGATGTATGATGTCGCGCAAAAACGCAGCTTTGAAAAAGAGCTGCGCTATCAACAGTTCCTGTTGAAGATGTTTTTGCAGTCGTCGCCAGCCATTGTGTACGTCAAGGACTTGGGCGGTCGTTATCTGCTGGTCAGTCCCACGTTTGAACAGCTGGTGGGAAAACTCAGTGCGGATCTGGTTGGCAGAACAGACCAGGAAATTTTCGGTGTTGAAGACGCAAAACGTTTTTCTGATTCCGACAGTCAGCTGATCGCAGAACAGCGCCCGCGCAGCTATGAAGAAAGTCTGACTTTCGTGGATGGCTCGCAAAGATATTATCTGTCAGAAAAGTTCCCGCTGCGTGATGAAGGGGACCATCTGATTGCCATTGCCGGGGTGTCCACCGACATCACCGAACTTCATCGTTACCAGCAAGAGCTGGAAACTGCCAAAGAGGCCGCCGAAGCCGGAACCCGCGCCAAATCCGAGTTTCTGGCAAATATGAGTCATGAAATTCGCACCCCGATGAATTCAATCATGGGGATGTCCGAATTGTTGCTGGATACAGAGTTAAGCCCTGATCAGCGCCAGTTTGTGACAATTCTGACCCGGGCTTCCTCGAACCTGTTGAATTTGATTAATGATATTCTGGATATTTCCAAAATTGAGTCCGGCTTGATGGTGATTGAAAAAGTTCCGTTCAACGTACGGGAATCCGTCCGCCGGGCTTTTGAAATTCTGATGATCAAGGCCGTGGAAAAGAAACTGGATCTGAAATTGGATATCGACCCGCAGGTGCCCGAGAAGATTAACGGGGATGCCTCACGCTTTCAGCAGGTGCTGATCAATCTGATCGGGAACGGTTTGAAGTTCACCACCCACGGGGAAGTCAGAGTGCAGATGAAGGTGAGCGATGATCAATTGTGGGTCGGTGTGAAGGACACAGGCATTGGCATGGCGCCAGATCAAATGCAGTGGCTCTTTACACGTTTTTCACAAGGGGATTCATCGATCACGCGGCGCTTCGGCGGTACCGGACTGGGTTTGAGTATCAGCAAACAGCTGGTCGAGAAAATGGGCGGAACTATTGGAGTTACCAGTGAAATCGGCCATGGATCAGTCTTTTATTTTACGCTACCTCTGGGATCAAAATAA
- a CDS encoding putative Na+/H+ antiporter has protein sequence MTYTTIELIGTILFALAVIHTFMVGRILAWSHHFPKDSLWSNFLHLLGEIEAVFAIWAAIFMAIFISLEGWTTALDYQSKLNFIEPFFIFAIMVVCSTRPVLAAGRKGILFISSLIQKVFRTPAVLTDIFVVLILGPLSGSFITEPAAMTVTAFMLNSMLQKESSKLIYGLIAVLFVNISIGGALTPFAAPPILMVAGKWNWDFAFVMSHFGWKSAIAVVINTVLLIAVFRKQLTEGCITLREVETRLAGSQAAIPVPVTLVHLLFLTGIVVTAHYQNAFMGIFLLFLGVAAVTQRYQDSLRLKESLLVAMFLGGIIQFGAFQKWWLAPLLGSMSDLLLFKGAVGLTAITDNAALTYLGSQVEGLTDASKYALVAGAIAGGGLTIIANAPNAAGYSILSHKFPGGIKPLNLLIAALVPTAVAVICLWML, from the coding sequence ATGACATACACAACGATTGAACTCATCGGAACTATTTTGTTTGCACTGGCGGTCATTCACACCTTCATGGTGGGGCGTATCTTGGCCTGGTCCCATCACTTTCCCAAAGATTCATTGTGGAGCAATTTTCTTCATCTATTAGGTGAAATCGAGGCGGTGTTTGCCATCTGGGCTGCCATCTTCATGGCGATTTTTATCAGTCTGGAGGGTTGGACAACCGCACTGGATTATCAGAGCAAGCTGAACTTTATTGAGCCGTTCTTTATTTTTGCCATCATGGTTGTGTGTTCAACACGGCCGGTTCTGGCGGCGGGACGCAAAGGTATTTTGTTCATTTCATCTTTGATTCAAAAAGTCTTTCGCACGCCAGCGGTTCTGACGGATATTTTTGTCGTGCTGATTCTGGGGCCTTTGAGCGGCAGTTTCATCACCGAGCCTGCGGCAATGACCGTGACGGCATTTATGCTGAACTCGATGCTGCAAAAAGAAAGCAGCAAACTGATTTACGGGCTTATTGCCGTGCTGTTCGTGAATATTTCCATTGGCGGTGCGCTGACTCCGTTTGCAGCACCTCCGATTTTGATGGTGGCCGGTAAGTGGAACTGGGACTTTGCTTTTGTCATGTCTCATTTCGGATGGAAAAGTGCGATTGCGGTTGTGATCAACACGGTTCTTTTGATTGCGGTCTTCCGCAAACAGCTGACCGAAGGCTGCATCACTTTGCGTGAAGTGGAAACTCGTCTGGCTGGTTCGCAGGCGGCGATCCCGGTGCCGGTGACACTGGTTCATTTGTTGTTTCTGACGGGGATTGTGGTGACGGCCCACTATCAGAATGCCTTTATGGGAATCTTCCTGCTGTTCCTGGGCGTGGCGGCGGTGACTCAGCGTTATCAGGATTCTTTGCGCTTGAAGGAAAGTCTGCTGGTGGCAATGTTCCTGGGTGGTATCATTCAGTTTGGTGCGTTCCAGAAATGGTGGCTGGCTCCCTTGCTGGGCAGTATGAGTGATCTTTTGTTGTTCAAAGGTGCGGTGGGTTTGACTGCTATCACCGATAATGCGGCACTGACGTATCTGGGGTCACAGGTCGAAGGGCTAACTGATGCCAGCAAATACGCACTGGTCGCAGGTGCCATCGCCGGGGGTGGACTTACGATTATTGCCAATGCGCCGAACGCAGCGGGGTATTCCATCTTAAGCCATAAGTTCCCAGGTGGTATTAAGCCATTGAACCTGCTGATTGCAGCCCTGGTGCCTACGGCGGTGGCGGTGATTTGTTTATGGATGTTATAG
- a CDS encoding HNH endonuclease family protein translates to MKKTFLVMMLVATSGISKALAEENLANPRFDDYYTVRESLSANSENFTGPWEAAQNLLHENEEFFTELRSRIYSLVRFDHHTDGYGNVGERYNRAKHFGGWLNDHRDENCYNTRAKVLMRDSDVPVDFASNGCTVSTGKWQDPYGDRQYSRASDIQVDHFVPLKNAYISGAHKWNRTKRCLYSNYLGNEFHLLSVFGKENASKSDKTPEGYMPPNPAYRCQYLVQWLKVKMIWSLGLTPPEKDTVLRLASENRCDLNEFVYSEADLQNQRQFMSDNMALCQ, encoded by the coding sequence ATGAAGAAAACGTTTCTTGTGATGATGTTGGTGGCCACCTCGGGAATTTCAAAGGCCCTGGCAGAAGAAAATCTCGCCAACCCCCGTTTCGATGACTATTACACAGTCAGGGAATCCCTTTCTGCTAATTCTGAAAATTTCACGGGCCCCTGGGAAGCAGCTCAAAATCTGCTGCACGAAAACGAAGAATTTTTCACTGAACTGCGCAGCCGAATTTATTCACTGGTGCGTTTTGATCATCACACCGATGGATATGGAAATGTCGGGGAACGCTACAATCGCGCCAAACACTTCGGTGGCTGGCTGAATGATCATCGCGATGAAAACTGCTACAACACACGCGCCAAAGTTTTGATGCGTGATTCAGATGTGCCGGTGGATTTTGCCTCTAACGGTTGCACGGTCTCCACGGGGAAGTGGCAGGATCCGTATGGGGATCGTCAGTATTCCCGCGCCAGTGACATTCAGGTTGATCACTTCGTTCCGCTGAAGAATGCTTACATCAGCGGAGCCCACAAATGGAATCGCACGAAGCGCTGTCTTTATTCCAATTATCTGGGCAATGAATTCCATCTGCTGTCGGTGTTCGGAAAAGAAAACGCCTCCAAGAGTGATAAAACTCCGGAAGGTTACATGCCACCGAATCCGGCCTATCGTTGTCAGTACCTGGTGCAGTGGTTGAAAGTGAAAATGATCTGGTCCCTGGGGTTAACACCACCTGAAAAAGACACCGTTTTACGACTGGCCAGCGAGAACCGCTGTGATTTGAATGAATTCGTTTATAGCGAAGCCGACCTTCAGAATCAGCGTCAGTTTATGAGTGATAATATGGCTCTGTGCCAATAG
- a CDS encoding Crp/Fnr family transcriptional regulator → MSIKKECSPQSTPENCKTCGNRLDSILCSNPDVLLMVEKARVSCRFKAGQMIFYSGNDPLGIFTIQSGLVKLEVTSASGAAHTLRLVGPGGTLGYRSLFANEPYHASAVAVEDCELCFVPKAEIMNIFKNHPDLAMKLLSHISKDLRLAEEKWMDQMDKGASERIAEALLFLQDHFAHQNWTRREIAQWAGTTPETVIRTLSQFEKDGLIDQTDGRSIRILSKDKLRDRAEIR, encoded by the coding sequence ATGTCGATCAAAAAAGAATGCAGCCCTCAATCCACCCCAGAAAACTGCAAAACATGTGGCAACCGCCTTGATAGCATCCTGTGCTCCAATCCGGATGTTTTGCTTATGGTGGAAAAGGCGCGCGTTTCCTGCCGCTTTAAAGCAGGTCAGATGATCTTCTATTCCGGCAACGATCCGCTGGGAATTTTCACCATTCAGTCCGGCCTGGTAAAACTGGAAGTGACGTCCGCCTCGGGCGCGGCGCACACTCTGCGTTTGGTGGGTCCTGGCGGCACCCTGGGTTACCGCTCGCTGTTTGCCAACGAGCCTTATCACGCTTCTGCCGTCGCGGTGGAAGACTGTGAACTCTGCTTTGTTCCCAAAGCCGAGATCATGAACATTTTCAAAAATCATCCTGATCTGGCGATGAAACTTTTGTCCCATATCTCCAAAGACCTGCGTCTGGCTGAAGAAAAATGGATGGATCAAATGGACAAAGGAGCTTCCGAGCGTATCGCCGAAGCTTTGTTGTTCCTGCAAGATCATTTCGCCCATCAGAACTGGACCCGCCGTGAAATCGCCCAGTGGGCCGGGACGACACCTGAAACCGTCATCCGCACTTTGTCGCAATTTGAAAAAGACGGCCTGATTGACCAGACTGATGGTCGCAGCATCCGCATTCTGTCCAAAGATAAACTGCGCGATCGCGCGGAAATCCGCTAA
- a CDS encoding Crp/Fnr family transcriptional regulator produces MEKRFIDNCPICSTQEENVTEQILSVIQKKTFAKNALVFEQEEESRGLFLITKGVVKISKISPAGKEIVLGLLSAGKTFGEGSLLGQDRQADTATTTEPTEVLYLPKKDLQAILDKNPLLYQSVVASLVRWMANLNNVIENINTPSAKERVWTYLCRLQSEQNKDLLQLSGKKHEVALMLGLRPETFSRALAELESDGQIKMNHKQIQILQSSK; encoded by the coding sequence ATGGAAAAGCGCTTTATCGACAACTGTCCGATCTGCTCCACTCAGGAAGAAAACGTCACTGAACAAATCCTTTCTGTGATTCAGAAAAAAACCTTTGCCAAGAATGCCTTGGTTTTTGAGCAGGAAGAAGAATCCAGAGGTTTGTTCTTAATCACCAAAGGTGTGGTGAAAATCTCCAAGATCTCCCCTGCCGGAAAAGAAATTGTTCTGGGCCTTTTGAGTGCCGGAAAAACTTTTGGTGAAGGCAGTCTGCTGGGGCAGGATCGTCAAGCCGACACCGCCACAACCACCGAACCCACCGAAGTTCTTTATCTGCCGAAAAAAGACCTGCAGGCCATTCTGGACAAGAACCCCCTGCTGTATCAATCCGTGGTGGCTTCTTTGGTCCGCTGGATGGCAAACCTGAATAACGTCATTGAAAACATCAACACACCTTCCGCAAAAGAACGTGTGTGGACTTATCTGTGCCGACTGCAATCCGAGCAGAACAAAGATCTGCTGCAATTAAGCGGCAAAAAGCACGAAGTGGCCCTGATGCTGGGACTCAGACCCGAAACATTTTCACGTGCCCTGGCGGAACTTGAAAGTGACGGCCAGATCAAGATGAATCACAAACAGATTCAAATTCTGCAAAGCTCCAAATAA
- the nrdG gene encoding anaerobic ribonucleoside-triphosphate reductase activating protein — translation MNIYKYDIVFQEVPDHVSLAFYVCGCPLKCPGCHSPELWTEKTGTPLTTELLQQLITRYRGRITCVLFLGGEWHEAELCQFLKVCHHNHLHTALYTGLTEVSVRLLEGLDYLKTGPWVRALGGLDSPTTNQVFRDLRTGKILNHLFQHNTKEPSL, via the coding sequence GTGAACATCTACAAGTACGACATCGTCTTCCAGGAAGTGCCGGATCATGTGTCCCTGGCGTTCTATGTTTGTGGCTGCCCGCTGAAATGCCCGGGCTGCCATTCCCCCGAGCTATGGACTGAAAAAACCGGCACGCCTTTAACCACGGAACTGCTGCAGCAGCTGATCACACGTTACCGTGGCAGGATCACTTGCGTTCTGTTTCTGGGTGGAGAATGGCATGAAGCCGAGCTCTGTCAGTTTTTAAAAGTCTGCCATCACAATCATCTTCACACGGCCCTTTACACGGGCCTGACCGAGGTTTCAGTTCGTTTGCTTGAAGGTCTTGATTACCTGAAGACCGGCCCCTGGGTCCGCGCTTTGGGTGGCCTTGATTCCCCCACAACAAACCAGGTCTTTCGGGATCTGCGCACCGGTAAAATTCTAAATCATCTTTTTCAACACAACACAAAGGAGCCCTCCCTATGA